The genomic window GGAATGATATGTTGGAATATTACCGACTATTTTGGCGGAATGATTATTTATTTATTACAGTATTGGATTGTAATAATTCCAATTGTAATTCTTTATTTAATTACGCTTATCGGAACAATAACCAAACTTTCGAAAAGCGGAATAAAAGCAAATAAATTGATTTTTGGAGCACATCTGATTTTCATAATTTTTGTTCTAACAACGAATTTAATCGAATCTGAAATTTTTAAGTCAAAAACTGTTTTGAGTGGAACATTAAAAGATGACCTTTTTCATTATACCCTTGTATTTCGTGAAGACGGAACTTGTGAAAATGAAGTAAACGGATTTTTGGGGTTTAAAGATGAATATGACGGAAAATATAAAATGACTGGAGACACGATAATCTTTATTGTAAAACCTTATGACAATGATTTTATTCCTGACACATTATTGTTGGATAGGAAACAAAATGCGATTTTCTTGAATAAGAATAAAAATGGAGATTTTAACACCGAAAAAGAATGGTTGAATCATTTTGAACTGAAAAAAAACTACAGGTAACACCGTGTATAATTCATTGCTAGTTATAGCCTACTTACGAAAGTCCTCGCGGACTTTCTATCTGTGATTTATTTGCTAACTTTAATGCTTAAACACGCAACGAAATCATACACAAACACGTTGTGCATAATTTAATCAAACCACAAAATGCCGTTTCCAATTGATATAAAATATATAATAGAAACTGAATCGGAATTAAATGTAAAATTCCCGACTGAATTTAAAAACCAAATGATTAAATCAAATGGTGGAGAATTATTGATTTCGGACGAGTTTGGATTTGAATTGCATCCATTCTTTGATAAATCTGACCGAAAAAGAATAAGTCGGACTTGTAACCATATAGCACTTGAAACAAAAAATGCTCGAAAATGGAGTGGATTTCCTGACAATGGAATCGCAATTGGAGCGGACGGATTTGGGAATCAACTAATCTTGACTCATAACGGAAATGGAAATTTAACCGATGAACTATATTTTTGGAATCACGAGACAAGACATATAGAAAAAATAGCTGAATCGATTAATAAACTTTACATCGACAAAGGCTCGTTTTGGGAGAAAATAAAATCAATATTTAATGCATAAAAAACTATGCACAACATTATATAACCGCAATTACGGCGGATTCGACTACGTCCGAATCCACTCGGAATTGCTAAGACCAGTTCTTAACCGAAAAATACAGTAAACCAAACCGATAACTGACGGTTATACTAACCGTTATGTGCAATACTGAAAAGAACTTATGAAAAAAATTTTAGTCCCTGTTTTTCTAATGACAACACTGATTTCAATTGGACAAAGTGTTTACAGAAAAGACGCTGACCTGAAAAAACAGAATGGAATCAAGCAAACTGACATCTATATGCTAGATAAATCGAAATCAACTAATGCGATTTTGTTCCAGTCAAACCTTTATGACAGAAATGGTCGAACAATAGATACAAAAAGCTATACTCTTGATGGAAAATTGGATTCTCATTCAAAATTTGAATATCCAAATGACACAATTAGAATCAAGATTTCAGTTGACTCAACCCAAACAGAATTAAAACGGATTGAACAAAAATTTGACTTATCTGATAAGAAAAGAGAAGCACAAAAAAATAAGAATCGGAATTTTGAATACGAATATGATTCCAGAGGCAACGCAACAAAAATCTACAGAATAGTAGGAAACGAAAAATCCTTGTTAACTGAAAAAGAATATAATCAAAATAATTATCTGACAAGAGAAGGAGCTTTCTCGTTTAGGTCAGATGGAACTAAAAGATGGAAAGTTAGAATTTACGAACGAGATGAATCTGACAACATTTTACGGATTACTACAATGGACGAAAGTGAAATTGAAAATGTTGTAATATATGTTCACAAAAAGTACAGCACATAACAACGGCTATAGTTCATTGCTTCTGACTTTCCTCTCGGAAAGTCCTCGCAAATTTGCTATCTTCGGTTTACGGCGGAAAATCCTCGCGGATTTTCACGCAACGAAACCATAGCCCAACCGTTACCACCAATTTGATGAACAACGCTGGAAACCAAATATTGAACTGGCTAATGATTGGAATTTCTCAATCGCCTAATAGTCTGAATGAAAGTTTCTACTTTGACAAAAAAGAAGAAAAGTTCTTTTCAATTGTTGTAACGGACTATTTTATGTTAGATGATAATTTGGATTTAGCAAAAAACACAACGACAAGTTATTCTGAACAGAATCAAAATAAGTTAGTAACTCTAATAAAAAGAATTGATAAAGATGACAAGGATATTCTTTTTGTCCCACGTCTTACACATAAAGAAAGAAGAGACATTTTAAGCGAATTTTTGTCGTCAGTAGATAATCCGAAAGAAAAAGAAAAAATCGGAAATCTGTATTTTAAAATGGATGGTGAGCTTACGCATTTTGATAAAAAATTTGAGATTGAAAGTTCCCAAAAAATTGTGAATGAATGGAATGAATTTAAAGACAGAATCCTATTATCTAAAGCCGAATCTTTTCTCAATCTAAACGCAATTAATTTGAATAACGTCAGCATTATGGACTTTGATAATGAAGGAGGAATTACGATTGACTTAACAAAAGATGACAATGGTAATGAGATTGTGGATGAAAAAAGATGGTGGGAATTTTGGAAATAAAAACTGGTGGTAACAATGTATAACCGCAATTACGGCGGATTCGACTACGTCCGAATCCACTCGGAATTGCTAACGTCAGTTTTTAACCGAAAATAATTAACTTTAAAACCGTAACTGACGGTTATACGAACCGTTGTAACATATGAAAAAACTCATCATAATATTAATTTTAGTTTTGATTAGCCAATTGAGTTTTTCACAGGCTTGTTGTGTTTTGGATTTTAAAATTAGTGGGAAAGTTACTTCGGACAAAATTAAGCTTGACCGAATTTATTTGCCTTCAACCACATTTTTAGTTGGATATGACAAATTTGATTCACAAACTGGATTTTACTATGTTGAACTCGGATCTGACCTATTTTCAACCAAATTTCGTTCGCATTTGAGTTCTGATTTCTGTATGAATGCAGAATTGATAATTGAAAGAGTTTTTAAAAAAGTGAAAAAATATCCGATTCGCATTACGGAAGAAAAGAGAGACCACGCAGGAGAATTTAAATCTTATGAATTGGAAATACCAACTGAACAAATCGAATTCTTGATAAATGAAAATGAAGAAATTGAAATTGTTTTGCCTGAAATTAAAATATAAAATACGTTGCACAACAACGTGTATAATTCATTGCTTCTGATTTTCCTTCGGAAAATCCTCGCGCTGAATTATTGCCTATTATTTTTACTAAATTAGTTGCTGAAACACGCAACGAAATCATACACGTATTCCAAGGTAAAAAACAAGTGTTTTTTTAATAATTTACAGCTGCTATATTTACAAAGGGCGTACCTCTTTTTATTACTGCAAAACTTCTTGCCAATATTTTGTTTCTAACATTGTTTAAGGCTATCATTTTGTGTTTACCTTCTTCGAGTTTTCTATGGTAGTATTTCTTAAGTTCTTGGTCTGATTGAATAGCTGATACGGCTGCCATGCTCAATAGGGTCTTCATTTTTCTATCACCTATATAATGGCTCTGTTTTCGCCGTCTTATTGAGCTTCCTGAACTGTACTCGAACGGTGCTATACCACAATAACTTGAAAAGGTTCTCCATGTACTGAATTTAATAAAGTTAGAGGTGTGGTAGAGCAATTGGCAGCTAAGTATAAGACCTACGCCTTTTACCGAACGCAGCAACTCATAGTTTTGCCTTAAGGTATCATCGGTCTTTACCAATGTTTTCATCTGGCTTTCTAAGGCTTCTATTTGTTTGTCTATATGTTTTATAGATCGTTCTAAAATCTTGCAGCAAACATCTGTGGATGGGCTTGACAGCAAGTGCTTGTTTTCTTTTAATGTAGATTTTAACCCACTTCGATCTTTAACCAATTGGTCTCTTAATGAGAGTATTCTTCCCAGTTCTTGAAAGATCTGTGGTTTCATATGACTTGGCTGAAGCTCTTCTCTATACATCCATCCGAACCTGGCTATCATATAAGAGTCTAGCTTGTCTGTCTTCTCTCTTGTAAGACCTGTACTGCGCTTTATGCGCATAGGACTTTCTTCTACATAACAAACTCCACTTTCTGATAAAAAAACAGATAGCTTTAGTGAGTAATTGCCCGTATTTTCGAAACATAAAAAATAAGAATCACTGCCAACTTGGTGATTTGCCCATTTAAGGAGTTTTGAATAACCTGCTCTATCATTGGTAAATACAGCATGATGCTCGCTTTGGTATGCTGTAGCATCTATGGTTTTCTTGGATACATCTATCCCGATTACATCTCTAACATTTTTCATATATTTAAAAAAATTATCATTAATGATGTTTTGTAACTATTTCCTTTAATGAGCCTATAGGGCTAGGTATTCCAATTAGTTCTTCAAAACATCCTACAAGAGACAGAGAGGACTATTACGTGTAATGGATATTATCTAAAGACCGTTCGAGTTCTCCTCTCTTCTCTTGT from Winogradskyella sp. MH6 includes these protein-coding regions:
- a CDS encoding IS110 family transposase — translated: MKNVRDVIGIDVSKKTIDATAYQSEHHAVFTNDRAGYSKLLKWANHQVGSDSYFLCFENTGNYSLKLSVFLSESGVCYVEESPMRIKRSTGLTREKTDKLDSYMIARFGWMYREELQPSHMKPQIFQELGRILSLRDQLVKDRSGLKSTLKENKHLLSSPSTDVCCKILERSIKHIDKQIEALESQMKTLVKTDDTLRQNYELLRSVKGVGLILSCQLLYHTSNFIKFSTWRTFSSYCGIAPFEYSSGSSIRRRKQSHYIGDRKMKTLLSMAAVSAIQSDQELKKYYHRKLEEGKHKMIALNNVRNKILARSFAVIKRGTPFVNIAAVNY
- a CDS encoding SMI1/KNR4 family protein; amino-acid sequence: MPFPIDIKYIIETESELNVKFPTEFKNQMIKSNGGELLISDEFGFELHPFFDKSDRKRISRTCNHIALETKNARKWSGFPDNGIAIGADGFGNQLILTHNGNGNLTDELYFWNHETRHIEKIAESINKLYIDKGSFWEKIKSIFNA